Within the Mucilaginibacter sp. CSA2-8R genome, the region CACCGGCCTGAACGAGATCGCTGCTGATAATTTCCAAGCGGACGAACCAACGTTACGATCGCTGGATGTGATCGAAAGGAATAGCTATCTATGGTCTCAGGATATCTACGAAGGCAATTCAGTAAATGACTGGAACTTTCTTTACCAGGAGGTCTTTGTCAGCAATGTCGTACTTTCCGGCTTGCAAAAACTGGATGAAAAGGTCAATGCGTCGCAATACAATGCGATCAAAGGAACTGCACTTTATTATCGTGCAGAAGCATTTTACAGCCTTGCTCAAATGTTCGCTGTACCTTACAATGCTGCGACAGCCACAATTTTGTCTGGCATCCCGATCCGTACCGATCCTGATGTTAACCAGATCTTGAGCAGAGGTACTTTGCAGCAATCTTATGACCGTATCTTAGCTGACCTGCAAGAGGCGGCTCGACTGTTACCTGCAAATGTGCACGTAAAGATCAGGCCCACCAATATTGCCGCATTGGGCATGCTGGCGAGAGTGTCGATCACCATGGGCCGTTACGCAGAAGCATTTAATTACGCCGATCAGGCCTTGCACCAAAATGGTACCTTGATCGATTATAATACGCTAACACCTACAGGATCCGATAGCCCATTCCCCATGATCCTGCCTTTTGGCAACGAAGAGGTGTTATGCTACAATAATCTGGTCGGCTATTCTTTCTTTCTGGAACCATTGGTGCTGATCGACCCTCAATTGTATCAGAGTTATGCAGACGATGACCTTCGCAAAACCTGTTATTTCGCGGACCAGGGTAATGGTGGCTTTAATTATATTGGTAGTTATTCCGGTACCTATGCCACGCTTTTTGGTGGCCCTGCGACAGACGAACTTTATCTTATTCGTTCCGAATGTTCGGCAAGGTTAGGCAACATGGTGCAAGCGCTTAATGACCTGAACGCACTACTGGTTAAAAGATGGAAAGCCGGTACGTATCGACCGGTCACTATCAGCGAAGCAGAAAAATTGTTGGGGATCATATTGACTGAACGACGGAAAGAACTTGTCGGCAGAGGCCTGCGCTGGACCGACCTTCGTCGATTAAATCAGGACCCTAGATTCGCGACCACGCTGACCAGGAATTATGAAGGGAAGACCTTAACGCTGGCACCCGAAGATAAGCGCTACACGTTTCCTATCCCTATGGATGAGATAACCCGAAGCGGAATAGAACAGAATGACCGCTAACAAGAAAGCCGTATGAGGATCATACGGCTTTCTTGTTGTATTAGTTAGCTTTGTAGCCCAGGTTGACCGTGCCTTCCGCATTGTCAGTATTTTCCTGCAACGTGTGCTGGTTAGGGTCATAACCATCGGCGAAGGAGGCGGTACAGATCTTGGTGGCAGACACGCAGTTGCCGCTACCGCTTCCCTGCATCCACGAATTACTGGTCTCGCGGGTGGATGAAGTGGCGATCCGGCGCCATACGCTGGCGAACTTTTTAGGCTCCGGTGTCTTAAAGGCGAAAGCTGCACTGATTCCTAATAACATGGCGAACAGGGTAAGATTTGACTTGATCTTTCTCATGGTGACGAACGCTTTATTACATCAAAAAGCGTTCAGAAAAACTTTAATTAAAATGATCTTTGATTTTTGCCTACTCTTTTGTCGGGTTTTCGGCACCTCCTGTGCGAACCTGGCTATATTGATCCAAGAGCGCTATTTGGTTTAATCCTTCCTGCCAAGCAATCTCCTTTCCCTGTTAATGATGTATATACCGGTCCAACTTAACAGCAAGAAAAAAATGTTGAACAGCAGGTGCGTTTTCCAGTCCATCGATTGGATCACGCCCCCACATGAGCAAGGCATCCAGCCAAAGTAACCAGCCAGTACCAAGGCTACATAGCCGGTGAACAATGTCATGAGTATGGATGATGCAATGTACCCATATAGCCGGCTGCGATTTTTGAAGATCAGGAATGCTGTTACGAGTTCAACGCCCGGCAGTGTCCAAATGATGATCCCAGCTGCCCATTTTGGAAGGGTTTGATTGTACATCTGCTGATTGAATATATCGAAGGCAAGCAGCTTACTGAACGCTGTATAAGTATAAAGTACGATCAATAAGGCACTGATCGCCGTCATCAGCCATTCATGGTTTCGTGAAGCAGGTATTGTATCGATTCTCATAGGATAATGCTCGACACAAAAGAACGATGGTTATCTATAGCAAAACAGTAGTAAAACGGTAGTGTCTATACAATGCCATGAAAGACAGGTATTGATCGTAAATCGAAAACCTCAGCTAATGAACCGGAATATGTCAAAGACAGACCAACACTTTTCGAATCTGTTCCCGGCAACTTTTTTACTACACCAGCAGGATGAAAGATTTTATTGATCATGGCCAGGCTGGCCAATTTGGACACAGGCTGTGTCCAAATTCATTAATCCTGTTCCTCATCGGTAGCAGCAATACCTGCACCATTAATGATACGACTGAAATCATCCTCGGTAGGTAAGTAGCGCGCAATGTCTTCCGGTAGCTGGCGATAATGGTAAGTTGCCACACCCATAGGCTTGTTGACCAGTTCCAATGCATATTCTACGGTCAGCTTACTTTTACTTTTGCAGAGTAGAATGCCGATACTGGGATTATCTTCCGGATAGCGAACGGTTTTATCCAGCAGATGCAAATACCAGTTGAGTTGTTGACTATGTTCCGGCTTAAATTCCGAAGCCTTTAATTCTAACGCGATCATACATCTCAGCTTGCGATGATAAAATAATAGGTCGATGAAATATTCTTTGTCATCCAGCTCCAGGCGAAACTGACGACCCATGAAAGCAAAATCGTTACCTAATTGGCCAAGTGTCTTTGAGATATTGTCAACAATGGCGTTTTCCAGTTCACGCTCAGTGTGCTGGTCATCCAAGCCCAGAAAGGAAAGATTGTATTCATCCCGAAATTCCTGCCGGTGGATACTTAAGCGGGTCTCGTCGATCGTTTGTGAAAAGTTATTCTGAAAATCAAGCTGTTTATGGTAGCGGTCGTATTTAATTTCTTCTTCCAAAATACCCCGGCTCCATCCGCGCTCGAAGCACTGCTGGAGGTAAAACCCACGTTGTTCGGGCTCTTTTACTTTGGCAAAGATCAGGTTGGTATGCCCCCAGGGAATTTTGGCCACAGCCTGTGTCCAAATCTCATTGCCTGCTGTCTGCTCATAAACCAGACGCATCCGTCTGAGATTACGGGAAGAAAAGCCCTTCACACCCGGATACTCGGCCTGCAAATCTTTCGACAAAGTATCGATGATGCCGTTACCCCATCCGCTTTGCGTCCTGACTGACAATACTTCACCCATGTACAGGTAAAGTCCGATAAGTTCCCGGTTTACGGCAAGCAAGCTTTGGTAACGCGCCTGGCTGATACGTAGCTTCAGATCCCTAAGGGTGACCTGATAATTTAATGGAACTATAGACATAGCTGTAATGATTTAAAGAGATTGTGACCTGATGCAAAGTTAATCCAATTGCTTAGAAGTAGTTATTATAGTGGTCACCAGCTTTTTGATGTCACGCTTGATCTGCTGGTATTGATACTGAATTTCCTCAGCGGTCACGCTTCTCACCGAAGGTATATCCTGGTAGGAGCGTTCTTCTTCCTGAATAGCCTGATGATTATTTTGAATAGCGCAGTGGAAAGATTTAAGTGAGATCGGATCATCAGGGTTATCTGCCACCATACCTACAAACTCGCCGGAGGAAAGAGAGGCGATCGTTGATGCAGGCACGGCGAAATCGAGATGGGTTGATTTACTGACAGAAGTATCAGAACTATTCACAGACATACTTTCTTTTTGCTGATTGATCTTACCGATCCGTTCGGACAGTTGCTTTGCCGTATCACCGGTAACCTGGCCACAAATGACGTTACCTACAATGTTCATGATCACTTCTGCCTGTTCCCGGCCATAATCCTTTTTAAGCTGACTATAGTCCTGAACCGCTAAGGTAACAGCCACCTTATTAGACCTTGCTGTAGCAATCAGGTTGTCGATGCCGTTAAAGTAAATGGTCGGAAACTCGTCGAAGATCATACTGCACTTCTGCTGGTTTCTACGGTTGACCAATTTGTTGATTCGATTAACATAAAGAGAAAGTACGGCACCGTTGACCTGCGCCTTTTGCGGATTGTTAGCCAGACACACGATCTTGGGTTCTTCCGGATTATTTATGTCTAAAGAAAAGTCGTCGCCACTGAGCACATAATAGAGTTGTGGAGAAGATAACCGTGCCAAACTGATCTTGGCACTGGCCACCTGACCTTCCAACTGTTCATAAGCTTCATTCCGCCAGGCAGAAATGAATGGGTTGATCAGCACCTCGACCTCCGGTTCCTGCAATAGAACCGCGAACAATTCTTTGTAATCAATCTGTGCCAGTTCGATCACATGCGGCAGGGTGCAGTATTGGCCACCTTCGAACTTTTTCAGGAACCAGATAATGGCCGTAACAAAATTGATCGGTGATTCCACAAAAAAGTCACCCTGCTTTTTGATCCATTCCCTGTTCAGCCCCAGCATAATGGTCCGGCTGGAATCGATGGCATCGGTAATGTCCGTCATGGTTTGCGGTTCTAAGGGATTAGCGCGGTGCATCACCTGATCCAGGTTGATGATGTATTGGACGGGCTTAATGGGATACAAGTAACCATACTTCAGTAAAGCATTATAAACTATCCGCGTCAGATCATCATATTTAAAATCGTATACGAGCATCGTAAAACCCTTTTGGATATGCTGGGTAATGAGGTGGCGGATGACAAAATAAGACTTACCAGCGCCGGGACTACCGGCGACCAGTGTACCACGGAAGGGGTTAATTATATTGATCCAACTGTTGCGGTTCTTGCCCCGCATTTGATACTTAGCAGGAAGATTAAAGGAATATTCATTTTCGAGCAACCGTTCTTCCTGCGGGAAAGACTCATTGTCCTTGTTAAAGATGTCCTGATCTAGCTTGAGCCGCAACTTCCGCATCAGCATACTACCACCGGAAAGGATCAACAGGTAACCCGCGGTTGTCACTGCAACATAAATAAAAGTGAACGATACTTGATCAATAACAACGGAATGCAAAAGCGAACTGGTGCCATACAGCAACAAACCGAGTAGTATATATGTACCTGCCGTCCGAAGCCTGATCTTATCGTCCTTTTTACCTTTGCTGCCCACCAGTGAAACGATCAATAATAACAACGCAGCACTCTTGGCATAAAGCGTATGCTTAAAAAGTCCAAGATTTGTGACAGGTACCAAGATCCTGTCCAGTAACGGCGTTGTCATTTGAATGACTTTGAGTCCCGCATAACAGAACAGGTAAAAGTGGATGATGAGAATCACCAAACTTACCAGCCTGGTAAAATCAATGATCTTTCTGAGTGCTTGTTCATTCTCTCCGGTTTGCATAGCCATAAAATTAAAGGGAGTGTCCGCGTCGTTTTTTTCGTCGCTTATTTTGTTTAAGCTTCGCTAACGCGCCAAAATCTGTGTATTCTTCCTGGTAAAGCGTTTTTAGTAAGCGGTGCTCAGTAATGAAGCTTGGTGCAACTGCTGAAACATGTTCGTTTGTCAAATATGTCTTGGTAATAATTGATGATTCCTGTGGAGGGACTTGGCCTGCCGGACCAGGTAGCCTAAAAATAGCAGCCAAATTTGATGCGCTATATCTTTTACCCAGGTCGCTGCCTTTAAATACGCCTCCGGTATTGTGGTCAATAAAAGTTAACCCATAGATCATACCCTTGGGATTTTTACGGATTACGGCATCAATTCCCTGCGCTTTAAGCGAATGTTCGAATTTCAACCGGGCCGGGTGATTTTGCAGGCTATGATCCAAAGCTGTAATAAGCGATGGTTTCAATGGCTTACGCATGATCTCGTTCAATCGAAATCTATCCGTTAGTGTTTGAAGTGTCGGCTTACCGTAAATACTGCTGGCCTTGATGGGTACGCCGATCTTGTTGCCATTCGCATCCAGTGCCCAGTAGACCAAACCATTTTTGTCATAGATCCGTGTGTCCTTGGCACCACGATCAGCCAGTACGTTGTATTGGTTCAGCACCGCGTTAAATTCTGCCAGGCTGGTGAACTTATAGTTTCTTATAACTCCGCTGATGACGTTGGTGATCGCACGTTTGGTCTCTGACTTCCCATACACGATCGGTTCCAAAGACAGCTTGCCAGCAATTTTTTCAGCTTGTCGTTGATCTTCCGCCTTCACCAGGCCATAATTTAGCTCTACCTGTTTTCGAGATCGCTCGGATGCTCTGTTGGCTAATAAGTGAAAACTGATCCGTTCACCATTGGGCTTGATGTTGGTCGACACCAAATGGAGGTGTGGATGACCGGCATCGTAATGCTGATAGACGAGGTAAGGTTGTCTGCCAAACCCTAAACCCTCCATGTACTCGTCAGCTATTTGCTGAAGCGTATCCTTATCCAGATTTTCGCCGACTGCAAAATTCAACGAAACGTGTAGCGCATTGACCAGTGTGCGCTGGTTTCGCTTGGTCAGATCGGTCAACCGGTGTAACTTGTCACTGAACGACAGGTCAGACGGGTCCTTTAAATAACCCTGCGCCAGGATCAGTTCCGCCTTTCCTAAACGAACCTTATGCTCGTTGTAATTTATTGCACCGAGGATGCTTCGTCCGGTTTTAATTTTTGCGACCATAACTCTGAAAAGCTTTGCATCCGGTCATTGATCTGGGCAATAGCCGGGTCTACTTTATTTCCAATAATCGACATCAATGACAGCCACAAACGATTGTCTGCGGAGCCATGCGCGGCGTTGATTTGACGTACAGCCTGGTTTAAATTATTGCCAATAGCGTTGAGTTCACGGCGCAGCAAGGAGAGCTCTTCCAGCATCTCATCCATGGACTTGTCACGATAATTCACGGTGACCGGTTTTTCCAAAAGAACACTCCTTATGTACTCGCTCATTTTGCGAAAGCGTGTCTTTTTAAACCGCCGGTCAATTAGCAGGAATTCACCTGGTTTGAACCTCGTGGTGATCTTTCGCTCACGGTTTCCTTCCTCATTTTCCATACCTTCTGTCTCATTAAAAATCCGACTTCGGAGGATATTTACCATAACCCCCAAACTGACTTCGGAAGGGAGGGCAAGATCCGTTTGTCCGACAAACGTTTATCTTGCTGATTGCTCAAAAATGCAATCTCGTCCTTTTGCAAAGTCTTCGATTTGGATTTGTTCAACGTCACCAACTTAAAACGATTCACTGTAAAATGGAGACTGCCTAAACCTGCGTTTTACTTCTTGTCGATGGTTATAGATCCACTCAACTGCACATACCTTCCAGTTAAAAATCTTGCCGCCAGTTGGTGTCTTCCACCCACGAGCATCATGCTCGTTGAAGAAGTCGTCAGCTAATTCGTCTTCGCCTTTTTGGTCAAAGTAGATCAGTAAAACGTCCTTATCAGGTGGCATGGTCGTCCCCATGCCATCGTGAATTTGCCTGGTCTTATTGCGGCATTTCCTGTCCTCATTCGGCTGCCTGGGAACAATGCGTTTAGCCTTGCGTTTCATGCCATCTTCATCTGATCATTCAACTTACCGGAGGCCATCAGCTTTTCAATTTCCCCGGAATTGTAATAAGTGATACCACCCAATTTTTTAAATGGGATTAAGCCTTTATCACGAAGATATTGGAGTTTGCTTTCAGATAGCCGGAGCATTTTTTTGATCTCAAAAGCTTTCAGCCACTGGTGGCCCGGCTGGCCGGATTGTTCTTTCAGGAGCTTCTTAATATCAACGATAAGCTGTTGCTTAAAGTCGAGCAAGTCCTGAACCGTGATCAGCTGATCACGGTTTACTTTAGGAAAGTCATGTTGGATTTCATTATGATTTGCCATAGCTTAAAATTTAGCAACAGCAAAGGTGAAGAAGTGAAAAATAAATTTATCACACCTCATGTACGAGGTAGGGTATTTTTTTCGAATTGATGCTCAAGAATATGTTTACTCTCCTATTGATAAGTCTTATTTATTCTTTAATATTTTAGGATTGAAGATTCGAGTCCCGTTCATTCCGCTAAGAGACCCGTCCGGTCCGCGAAAAGCCTCATTTATTGAGGCCTTTTTCGTTTAAAGCCGCGTCCTGCAGCATTATTTTAAAATTCATTGCACAACTAATATCAATCAATGGTAACCATTTAGGTGCTTGTTCGGGTACCTATTTTTTTCGTCCATTTTAGGTACCCTCGAAGCTGAATAGCGCTGTCAGCGTGGGTTTTGGACAGTACGCAAAACAAATTGTTCACTTAAAATTGATGTGTTTTGAAAGTAAATGAAGAGCTGTCATTACTGGTGATGTTAGAAAATCAAAAATGACCAAAGACGGCAAAGCACCGATTATTATCCGACTGACCATTAAAGGTCAACGTCGGGAAATTTATCTTGCGACTTTAGAGAAGACCGTAAAACGGATCAAGGGAACCCCATTAGGAATAGCAGTGGAAAGCCCGCAGGCACGAAGACTTGCAGCGAATAGCCCGGCCCGAAAGGGAATAGCAATGAAAATATTTTAATTTACTTGTCGTGATTAAATAGTTACGGTTCGGTGTTTTTATCTTTAAAATTATATTAATATTGACTAGACCTTTATCCTATCATGAAGAAAAACTCGACCAATGAAAAAGAAAATTTAGAAACACCCATGCCGATTGTTTCTAAGACCGTTCATAAATTACCTTTTAAAGAATTAGGTGGTGAAGGTTTTGAAAGACTAGTTTTGGCTTTTTTACATGAATGGAAAGAATGGAAAACCCTGCAATGGCTTGGCGAGACGGGTAAAGACCAAGGACGGGATATCTGGGCAGTTGACGACGAAAGGACCTATTGCTATCAATGTGCCAATTACCAGAAGCTGACTTTTAAAAAAGTGAGTGAAGACATAGATAAACTGTTTGGAAATAATCTGCAACCGGATAATTTAATAATCGTTTGTGGTGGAAGTGTTCCGAACACGCTTCGGGATAGGATTTTCAAATATGCCACCAACTATTCAATTAACCAGGTAGAGGTTTGGAGCGGCTCAGAGTTTGAAGAGAAATTACGCAGGTATGCTTTCAACGCGATGCTGCGGTTTTTCCATGGGGAAGCATTTCCTAAATCAGGAAATGAAACACGGAAAAAAAAGGTACTGTCTGCTGCGGAAACGATACCTTGTATAGAAATTAGCCTAACTCCATCTTTGCAGGTAAACAATTCAGATGTTGAACTAAGTGTATTCTTAGAGGAAGCGTTTTACAATAAAGAAAAGACGATCGTTCCTTCTGTTCAGATCTCTATCAAAGAAGAATCAATGCTTCGAGAAAAAGTTGAAAAATTATCGAAAGACCAAACCGGAAACAGGAAGCAATTACTCGATTTGAGAAAAATACTTGATTTGATAACAAAAATCAAAGAGGAGTTAGCCGTTAAAGTAAACATAATGGCAATCGCTGACTTATATCCGGTAAAGAGTGATTTTCAAGCATTGTGTGTTAGCTTTCGCGAATTATTAAAACTATGCTTTGATATTAAAATACTCTACGGCGAAACCGAACTCGACACCTTTTTCCCTGTTGCAGACAAAAAAGAGCAAGCTTTAAAATTTGATGGCAAATGGAAGATAGATGTATTTAGAGATTTTGGTGGGAGTACAGGTTTTAGTATATGGTTATCTGATCATGAATTCGACGAATTAAAAAAGAGATTGCCTGCCTCTGTCTCTCCGAGTGATATGTGGATCTTTGGATTTGAATGTAGTGATCTTTCGCAAAAAACCATGGTAGAAAAAGTAATCCCAGCATTTATCGATAAGATTTACGACCTGGCAGTTGACAACGACATTTCACTTGAGAATAAAAACGACTGGTATTATCTGCCGGGATATAGATTAGGTGTCGGTTAGGCCGAAAACAGCTTAGATTTACTGGAACGGATAGCCCAGCCTGGTAGCAATTCTGATATTCACAATGCAAATTAGCTATGTCCAAGGTATAATATCAAAAAAACACCATAAATACTATGTTCGAGGCCGATGATATAAAAAAGGTAAAAAATGTCAAGCGAAATGGCGGCACTGAATGGGCATATTTTAATGATGGCGAGGAAAAAACATTAAAGCTTAATTTCTCTAAAACCCAGGTTAAAGGAGGCCGCGAGCTTCGTGTAGGAGAGATCATTCTATTGTTTCAAAAGGTGGATAGAATACGCGGCGTTCAACCCTTTACTTATCTTACCCATTTGGTGACGCCATTAGGAAAGCCAATTATTAGAAACGATGAACTTGAACATAAATGGAAATGGGAATTAGAGGTTGCAGTAATAGCTAGAGCCAATCCAAGAACCGCAATACACACACGACCTAACCTACTAAGCTTTCGCAATCCTAACTGGGGGAAAATATGCAATATTGAAATGCTTAATTATGAACTTACCCTAAATGAGATACAGAAAGAAATTTGGAACTATTTTCAACCGTTCTTTAGCTCTGATCTTGATGGATTACTAAAATCTCCTGCAATTAATAATGAAGAAATAGAATTGGATTTTGGTTTATTGGAAGGACGTGAATACGAATATGTAAAAACACACCTAAGCAGGGAACGGAATAGTGTTATAATTGGGTTAGCTAAATCGCGGGCATTCAGGAAAAGTAACGGCCGGGTTTTGTGTGCTTGTTGTGATTTCGATTTTTTAAGGACCTATGGTGAACATGGCTTAAATTTTATAGAAGCACATCATATAATCCCGATAGGAACGGGTGTCGAGCGAATAACAAGAATTGAAGATCTGGCGATGGTTTGCGCGAATTGCCATCGTATGCTGCATAGAAAAATAGCAGGAACCGATCGTTATTTTAACGTGAAGGAACTACGAGATCATGTAATCGATAGGAAAATAAACTATAAATGAATATAGCTTGCTTGAGTTGGGGATCATTAATATGGGTACCGGGTCAGTTGGAGATTATTGGGAATTGGCTTGTTGATGGTTCATATCTCCCTGTAGAGTTTTGCAGGCAGTCGGCAGATGGCCGGCTGACTTTAGTACTTACACCTTTCGCCAAACCTGTTCAAGTTCTATGGGCTAGAATGAGAAGTGACAACTTAGATCAAGCTATAGAATCTTTGCGTGTGAGAGAAGGTACAATAGTCAAAAACATTGGTTTAGTTGCGGCTGGCGAAGATTATATCGATCCCATTAAAAACGAAATTTTGAATTGGGCAACCGCAAAGAATTTGGATGCTGTTATTTATACAAATCTTCCACCGAAATTTAGCGGGCAAACAATGTGGCTCCAACAATGGATGATGTAATTGGATATATAAATAGCTTAAACAATGATCAAAAAGCAATAGCTGAGATTTATGTCAGTAGAACTCCGGTGCAAGTTAAAACAAGCTACAGAGTATTGTTTGAGCAGGCTTTTGGCTAGTTCCCCGTTAAATAAAATTCTAAATGCAACTAGTCCGCGCTGCAAGTGGCGAATATGGCATCATTCAATTCCTGCTCTAAACTTTGACATGGAGGTAGTACAACATCTAACATTGCAATTTGAATTGTTGATCCAGATTGACCTGCATATGGAACCGGCATTCTCTGTCCCCGTGCTGGACATAAACCTGGAACAATTGAAGCTTTAGATTATTTACCTGTTCAAACCGGAAGGCAACCTCTTTACCCTGGACGAGAACAGTTGTTTTGAAACGCTGCATCATCGGGTGCAAAAGTAGTTTTAACCGAGGTATTGTTACAGCTATTACTGAAGTTTATTAAGCGGCGAAAGTTGTTGTTTTTGGGTGTCTGTTATTGTTTCCGTGTTTTTCATCTCCAATCACATCGATTGAGAGCAAAGCTGACCGGAAAATATGGCTTTTCACGCCGAGAACCGAGCACGGCAAATTAAAATTGCCTTATACATAGAGACCTATATCGATTTTGTAGTTGATTCGATGGCGTTCTTGATTACTTTGGTTAAGTTTACGACTGCAAAAAGGGATTTACAGTTTTCCCAAAAAGTATAAAACTAACGAGTGCCCGGTATGGACAATTGGAAGACATCTTGTTGGTTTGCAATCTATTTGAAAGCGCAATTAGACAAATACAAAAGCAGTTCTTCCTCTGATTTAACCACGCTTGATTTAGTTTATTACTATAAACAATCTAGGGTTTTGTAAGATAGTTGCTGTTTCAGAGGAATTGAACGAATCTACGACATTTTGTGGGTATTAAATTATAGGTGGTTCAAATAGGGGTATTTAAATATTAAAAATGGACAAAGATTTAGGCTTACATAATTTGCCAATAAATTGGCAGTTGGTTCATTTGGAAGATATCGCGCTATTTTCTAAAGGAAAAAAAACTGCCCTTACAAAGTTACCACATAACAAAACAGTTCCCTACCTGGATATCGAAGCACTAGAAAAACACCAAATACGGCATTATGCAATCGCTAGCGAAGCGATAATGATAAACGAAAAGTCACTCGCTATGGTCTGGGACGGCGCAAGGTCCGGATTAGCCTTCAAAGGCAAAGAAGGTGCTTTGGGGTCAACATTGATGAAAATTACACCAATTCTTGTAAATGAAATCTACATCTACTACTATTTTCAGTTTATAAGGGATTATATCAAAAATAATACAAAGGGTACGGGTATTCCTCACGTAGACCCTCAAATATTATTTAAAACGAAGATACCCTTACCACCAACTGAAGAGCAGGAAAGAATTGTTCAACAGATAGAAGAATTATTTAGTGAATTGGATGATAGCCTTGAAAAAATTAAAGAAGCGCAAACAAAGTTAAGTTTGTACCAACAAGCTTTATTTGAAGAATCGTTTAAACGTATTAATGTAGAGCGTGAGGTGCCATTGAGTGAAATTTGCTTTATTGTAGGTGGAGTAACAAAAGGACGCAATTTGGTTAATAAAGAAACCATAGAGTTACCTTACTTAAGGGTGGCGAATGTCCAAGATGGTTACCTGGATTTAGAAGACGTGAAAACA harbors:
- a CDS encoding RagB/SusD family nutrient uptake outer membrane protein produces the protein MKNIYLIIILLLLSTGCTKEYLEKRPNKALLVPETLDDFQKLLDASFDANLNTVTGLNEIAADNFQADEPTLRSLDVIERNSYLWSQDIYEGNSVNDWNFLYQEVFVSNVVLSGLQKLDEKVNASQYNAIKGTALYYRAEAFYSLAQMFAVPYNAATATILSGIPIRTDPDVNQILSRGTLQQSYDRILADLQEAARLLPANVHVKIRPTNIAALGMLARVSITMGRYAEAFNYADQALHQNGTLIDYNTLTPTGSDSPFPMILPFGNEEVLCYNNLVGYSFFLEPLVLIDPQLYQSYADDDLRKTCYFADQGNGGFNYIGSYSGTYATLFGGPATDELYLIRSECSARLGNMVQALNDLNALLVKRWKAGTYRPVTISEAEKLLGIILTERRKELVGRGLRWTDLRRLNQDPRFATTLTRNYEGKTLTLAPEDKRYTFPIPMDEITRSGIEQNDR
- a CDS encoding DUF6520 family protein translates to MRKIKSNLTLFAMLLGISAAFAFKTPEPKKFASVWRRIATSSTRETSNSWMQGSGSGNCVSATKICTASFADGYDPNQHTLQENTDNAEGTVNLGYKAN
- a CDS encoding MauE/DoxX family redox-associated membrane protein yields the protein MRIDTIPASRNHEWLMTAISALLIVLYTYTAFSKLLAFDIFNQQMYNQTLPKWAAGIIIWTLPGVELVTAFLIFKNRSRLYGYIASSILMTLFTGYVALVLAGYFGWMPCSCGGVIQSMDWKTHLLFNIFFLLLSWTGIYIINRERRLLGRKD
- a CDS encoding PDDEXK nuclease domain-containing protein, giving the protein MSIVPLNYQVTLRDLKLRISQARYQSLLAVNRELIGLYLYMGEVLSVRTQSGWGNGIIDTLSKDLQAEYPGVKGFSSRNLRRMRLVYEQTAGNEIWTQAVAKIPWGHTNLIFAKVKEPEQRGFYLQQCFERGWSRGILEEEIKYDRYHKQLDFQNNFSQTIDETRLSIHRQEFRDEYNLSFLGLDDQHTERELENAIVDNISKTLGQLGNDFAFMGRQFRLELDDKEYFIDLLFYHRKLRCMIALELKASEFKPEHSQQLNWYLHLLDKTVRYPEDNPSIGILLCKSKSKLTVEYALELVNKPMGVATYHYRQLPEDIARYLPTEDDFSRIINGAGIAATDEEQD
- the mobC gene encoding conjugal transfer protein MobC, with the protein product MQTGENEQALRKIIDFTRLVSLVILIIHFYLFCYAGLKVIQMTTPLLDRILVPVTNLGLFKHTLYAKSAALLLLIVSLVGSKGKKDDKIRLRTAGTYILLGLLLYGTSSLLHSVVIDQVSFTFIYVAVTTAGYLLILSGGSMLMRKLRLKLDQDIFNKDNESFPQEERLLENEYSFNLPAKYQMRGKNRNSWINIINPFRGTLVAGSPGAGKSYFVIRHLITQHIQKGFTMLVYDFKYDDLTRIVYNALLKYGYLYPIKPVQYIINLDQVMHRANPLEPQTMTDITDAIDSSRTIMLGLNREWIKKQGDFFVESPINFVTAIIWFLKKFEGGQYCTLPHVIELAQIDYKELFAVLLQEPEVEVLINPFISAWRNEAYEQLEGQVASAKISLARLSSPQLYYVLSGDDFSLDINNPEEPKIVCLANNPQKAQVNGAVLSLYVNRINKLVNRRNQQKCSMIFDEFPTIYFNGIDNLIATARSNKVAVTLAVQDYSQLKKDYGREQAEVIMNIVGNVICGQVTGDTAKQLSERIGKINQQKESMSVNSSDTSVSKSTHLDFAVPASTIASLSSGEFVGMVADNPDDPISLKSFHCAIQNNHQAIQEEERSYQDIPSVRSVTAEEIQYQYQQIKRDIKKLVTTIITTSKQLD
- a CDS encoding relaxase/mobilization nuclease domain-containing protein; translation: MVAKIKTGRSILGAINYNEHKVRLGKAELILAQGYLKDPSDLSFSDKLHRLTDLTKRNQRTLVNALHVSLNFAVGENLDKDTLQQIADEYMEGLGFGRQPYLVYQHYDAGHPHLHLVSTNIKPNGERISFHLLANRASERSRKQVELNYGLVKAEDQRQAEKIAGKLSLEPIVYGKSETKRAITNVISGVIRNYKFTSLAEFNAVLNQYNVLADRGAKDTRIYDKNGLVYWALDANGNKIGVPIKASSIYGKPTLQTLTDRFRLNEIMRKPLKPSLITALDHSLQNHPARLKFEHSLKAQGIDAVIRKNPKGMIYGLTFIDHNTGGVFKGSDLGKRYSASNLAAIFRLPGPAGQVPPQESSIITKTYLTNEHVSAVAPSFITEHRLLKTLYQEEYTDFGALAKLKQNKRRKKRRGHSL
- the mobC gene encoding plasmid mobilization relaxosome protein MobC yields the protein MENEEGNRERKITTRFKPGEFLLIDRRFKKTRFRKMSEYIRSVLLEKPVTVNYRDKSMDEMLEELSLLRRELNAIGNNLNQAVRQINAAHGSADNRLWLSLMSIIGNKVDPAIAQINDRMQSFSELWSQKLKPDEASSVQ
- a CDS encoding helix-turn-helix domain-containing protein; this encodes MANHNEIQHDFPKVNRDQLITVQDLLDFKQQLIVDIKKLLKEQSGQPGHQWLKAFEIKKMLRLSESKLQYLRDKGLIPFKKLGGITYYNSGEIEKLMASGKLNDQMKMA